In the genome of Massilibacillus massiliensis, one region contains:
- a CDS encoding phage BR0599 family protein, with protein MSYDSNISNYEGSAYHGRPIECYRFTYDGLNYNYTSAVKDITLSIDGNDEVFYHDYIMRGNIKPSEDGVTTISTKKDNNIAMLYQGSPPEQGRVNLSIFRAHRQDLTKFDKVLEGTVSQVNFNGSQAEISVTQENYLNKEIPNGKLEYHCNNRLFDHNCRLDIEQYKVKCTIKNIAGLSIQSDEFLQFTEGYFVGGMVWLGNNIRAVAMHKGDTITIKYPLSESIRTGEFTIVPGCDALFKTCAVKFGNTDNFYGCPYTPPTDSEKNPVGKGAYWIDTLVVQRDTDGFVGTIDI; from the coding sequence TTGAGTTACGACAGTAATATATCGAATTATGAAGGGTCTGCTTATCATGGCAGGCCTATTGAGTGTTACAGATTTACGTATGATGGTCTAAATTATAATTACACCTCGGCGGTGAAAGATATAACTTTGTCCATAGATGGCAATGATGAGGTCTTTTATCACGATTATATTATGCGAGGAAATATCAAACCATCCGAGGATGGCGTAACAACGATCTCTACAAAGAAAGATAATAATATAGCTATGTTGTATCAGGGAAGTCCACCGGAGCAGGGCAGAGTGAATCTAAGTATTTTCAGAGCACATCGTCAAGACCTCACAAAGTTTGACAAAGTTTTAGAAGGTACAGTATCGCAGGTGAATTTTAACGGCAGTCAGGCAGAAATCTCTGTTACACAAGAAAATTATCTAAATAAAGAAATACCAAACGGAAAACTTGAGTATCATTGCAACAACCGATTATTCGACCATAATTGCAGGCTGGATATAGAGCAATACAAAGTTAAGTGTACAATAAAAAATATAGCAGGATTGTCCATTCAATCCGATGAATTTTTGCAATTTACGGAAGGGTACTTTGTTGGCGGGATGGTTTGGCTAGGAAACAACATTAGAGCGGTAGCTATGCATAAAGGCGATACGATAACGATAAAATACCCGTTAAGCGAAAGTATTCGTACAGGCGAGTTTACTATCGTTCCGGGGTGTGATGCATTGTTTAAAACCTGCGCTGTAAAATTCGGAAATACAGATAATTTTTATGGGTGTCCCTATACGCCACCCACGGATAGTGAAAAAAATCCTGTTGGCAAAGGCGCATACTGGATTGATACTTTGGTTGTGCAGAGAGATACAGATGGATTTGTCGGCACAATCGATATATAG
- a CDS encoding tape measure protein yields the protein MANNNEIKVHITAENEQFVSKLQEVVSAIKGAKKSSTEGTQAVGGFLSKIANFGMILTGVYAGLSMLKTGLDSTVGSIGKYSMSMENNEASFEVFLGNSQLATQYLNDLKKIAADTPFDMPGVTDAGKKLLAFGFDAETSLKMLRSIGDASAGLGLGTEGIQRITLALGQIKAKGRVMGDELLQLTEAGIPAYTILADKLGLTADQVKNIGDAGIDADTAINALLTGMDEKFGGLSTKLADKMMGLLSTIQDNAMNTGSFVLSPLFESLEKGLVKVRDFSDQLSAAINGQGNIDENVGVLRVIVKIQTGLEEAKDSFISFTELFGAYDDDGSFYFSEEALSAIENAGDLLERAWNLALDIGDALVNTSPVVGEIISRVGEWLETLINIVDIIVNAINPGVGDVNESFAGTNTIIDIVVDTLMGFFILEKIITMIQGMQTAFNLVKTAVIGVREAVKATSIAQAALNVLTGAMGGPAGIAMALGASAAAVGAGYALEKSGIFDFGSLKGSSPDDEKSENKLQQLLDKLREQQSNRQQYQPGTRQQTQNSQSEEATKESQKELKSIIRSISDWVKAANKDIDDQIETLKLKNEQSPMNPQDFYNQLYSLEQQKSINTEMAIQEKINATNNALFKDEADRSASIKKYQADAEEAAKATGKLSDALNEITGTMQTAQTAFNKEGTTWRREVDDVNIEGLNEVALNAISAVSQKFFELTGRQMVVSSGLRNWGGHVNGNKFDVVDDYSSILLESNSNGIRDAIIDYARSIGLDVLDEYSDPSARATAGHLDFDASSFTGQLNQYMTWQAGDMLTKGGAEYRKSLQALFDEGNKLLIQSVGLVDEQSQLDKAEINSKYNKLAEKFRAANLNHVVEAIEKIRFSELLDIDFKETQKKLEYANNDLTESQEVLLSQLASGAISATEVTESYIEKFHTLMDKNLAELKTELEQAISIGDKETIASIKAKIKEVTETLKNGINEILDKIQDNMDWQTKMIDVNSTMTSRQKENAKKNVDADGARQNVAALDARLNGLWSEYDKLKIWEKGDFFNKNIMPIEQQRRYNQELAKVPSLLDDIHTSSKQALEDGLVTFLTDGINEAENLKEAFLDLVESILKSIQQVFAKKITDDLMNQWFEPTENMYSMGESQPKNRDGALGFNTDFAPQYATQTQELDSKLNSISSNFSSFVNEFNTTGNYFLSRTQTFFNSVIQTMQSAANAIPIGSSVDTAGSTSSGGTSNFEYKSQYFSGGGSVVGPGTGTSDSIFAKLSNGEFVVKADAVKKVGTRFLERVNNGDIHNLHFSLPKFAKGGYVGRAGSQGMSNAMESFTANLSTGMSPRLNVNNYVDGQRVFDTFGRSLIKSEVRKEHIENAKFYSQINKRMK from the coding sequence TTGGCAAATAACAATGAAATAAAAGTACATATTACTGCGGAAAATGAGCAGTTTGTTTCGAAGTTGCAAGAAGTTGTAAGTGCCATAAAGGGAGCAAAGAAGTCATCCACGGAAGGTACGCAAGCTGTTGGTGGTTTCCTTTCTAAAATCGCTAACTTTGGTATGATCCTAACAGGCGTATATGCTGGTTTATCTATGCTAAAAACTGGGCTTGATAGTACAGTTGGATCAATTGGCAAATATAGTATGAGTATGGAAAACAACGAAGCCTCATTCGAAGTGTTTCTTGGCAACAGCCAATTGGCGACTCAATATCTTAACGATTTAAAAAAGATTGCAGCTGACACTCCTTTTGATATGCCTGGTGTTACTGATGCAGGTAAGAAGCTTTTAGCATTTGGCTTTGATGCGGAAACGTCATTAAAAATGTTACGTTCCATTGGGGATGCCTCTGCAGGGCTTGGTCTTGGTACAGAGGGCATTCAACGTATAACACTCGCTCTTGGGCAGATTAAAGCCAAAGGTCGTGTCATGGGCGATGAACTTTTGCAGCTTACTGAAGCAGGGATCCCTGCATACACAATTTTAGCTGACAAATTGGGGCTTACTGCAGATCAGGTGAAAAATATAGGGGATGCCGGTATAGATGCAGATACAGCAATAAACGCCTTGCTAACCGGTATGGATGAGAAATTTGGTGGTTTGTCAACAAAACTTGCAGATAAAATGATGGGGCTTTTATCAACCATACAAGACAACGCAATGAATACAGGCAGCTTTGTTTTAAGTCCGCTTTTTGAATCATTGGAAAAAGGGCTTGTAAAGGTTCGTGATTTTTCTGATCAGCTCAGCGCTGCAATTAATGGACAAGGAAATATTGATGAAAATGTAGGCGTTCTTCGAGTTATTGTTAAAATCCAAACCGGATTAGAAGAAGCGAAAGATTCATTTATATCTTTTACCGAGCTATTTGGGGCATATGACGATGATGGAAGTTTTTATTTTTCAGAAGAAGCGCTGTCAGCAATTGAAAATGCTGGTGATCTTTTAGAACGAGCTTGGAATTTAGCGCTTGATATCGGAGATGCACTGGTCAATACAAGCCCAGTTGTTGGCGAAATTATCAGTAGGGTTGGAGAATGGCTAGAAACATTAATCAATATTGTCGATATCATTGTAAACGCAATAAATCCTGGGGTCGGTGATGTTAACGAGTCATTTGCAGGTACAAATACTATTATTGATATCGTTGTTGATACATTAATGGGCTTTTTTATTCTTGAAAAAATTATTACTATGATTCAAGGAATGCAAACTGCATTTAATTTAGTTAAAACAGCGGTTATAGGTGTGCGCGAAGCGGTCAAAGCAACATCTATTGCACAAGCGGCATTAAACGTCTTAACCGGTGCAATGGGGGGGCCTGCGGGAATTGCAATGGCTTTAGGAGCAAGTGCAGCAGCTGTTGGCGCTGGTTATGCTTTAGAAAAATCGGGTATTTTTGACTTCGGAAGCTTAAAGGGAAGTTCTCCGGATGATGAAAAATCAGAAAATAAGCTTCAGCAATTATTGGATAAACTGAGAGAACAGCAAAGTAACCGGCAGCAGTATCAGCCGGGGACTAGGCAACAGACGCAAAATAGCCAATCAGAAGAAGCGACAAAGGAATCACAAAAAGAACTAAAAAGTATTATCCGAAGTATTTCTGATTGGGTCAAGGCAGCAAATAAAGATATAGATGATCAAATAGAGACTTTAAAACTTAAAAATGAGCAAAGCCCGATGAACCCGCAAGATTTTTATAATCAGCTTTATAGTTTAGAACAGCAAAAATCTATCAATACTGAAATGGCCATTCAGGAGAAAATAAATGCTACAAACAATGCTCTGTTTAAAGATGAAGCAGATAGATCTGCGAGCATAAAAAAATACCAGGCAGATGCCGAAGAAGCGGCTAAAGCTACTGGTAAATTGAGTGATGCTCTAAACGAAATAACCGGGACAATGCAAACAGCACAAACCGCATTTAATAAAGAAGGTACAACCTGGCGGCGAGAAGTCGATGACGTTAATATTGAAGGACTCAACGAAGTCGCTCTAAATGCAATTTCTGCAGTTAGTCAAAAGTTTTTTGAGTTAACAGGTCGGCAGATGGTGGTATCTTCTGGACTGCGTAATTGGGGTGGCCATGTCAACGGCAATAAATTCGATGTTGTTGATGATTATTCGTCTATTCTTTTAGAAAGTAATTCAAACGGTATTCGTGATGCGATCATTGATTACGCACGAAGTATTGGACTAGATGTATTGGATGAATACTCTGATCCGTCAGCAAGGGCGACGGCCGGTCATCTTGATTTTGATGCATCGAGTTTTACAGGACAACTTAATCAATATATGACGTGGCAGGCAGGCGATATGCTCACTAAAGGTGGGGCAGAGTATAGAAAATCTTTACAAGCATTGTTCGATGAAGGCAATAAATTATTGATACAATCTGTAGGATTAGTTGATGAACAAAGCCAGTTGGATAAAGCGGAGATCAATAGTAAATATAATAAATTAGCAGAAAAATTTAGAGCGGCTAATTTAAATCATGTTGTTGAAGCTATTGAAAAAATACGTTTTTCAGAATTACTTGATATTGATTTTAAAGAAACACAGAAAAAACTCGAATATGCAAACAACGATCTGACTGAAAGCCAGGAAGTATTACTATCTCAGCTGGCAAGCGGTGCAATTTCAGCAACGGAAGTAACTGAATCTTATATAGAAAAATTCCATACCTTAATGGATAAAAATCTAGCTGAATTGAAAACCGAACTAGAGCAGGCAATTTCGATAGGCGATAAAGAAACAATTGCATCGATCAAAGCAAAAATCAAAGAAGTTACTGAAACTCTAAAAAATGGGATCAATGAAATTTTAGATAAAATTCAGGATAATATGGATTGGCAAACTAAAATGATCGATGTCAATTCGACCATGACTTCAAGGCAGAAAGAAAATGCTAAGAAGAATGTAGATGCTGATGGGGCTAGGCAAAATGTAGCTGCATTGGATGCCAGATTAAATGGATTATGGTCAGAATATGACAAGCTGAAAATTTGGGAAAAGGGCGATTTTTTCAATAAAAATATAATGCCGATAGAGCAGCAGAGACGTTATAATCAAGAGCTTGCCAAAGTCCCATCATTGCTAGATGATATTCACACTTCGTCCAAACAGGCACTCGAAGATGGTTTAGTTACATTTCTGACTGATGGTATCAATGAAGCTGAAAATCTGAAAGAAGCATTTTTAGATTTAGTTGAGTCTATATTAAAATCGATTCAGCAAGTTTTTGCGAAGAAAATCACTGATGATCTAATGAATCAATGGTTTGAGCCGACGGAGAATATGTATTCCATGGGGGAATCGCAGCCGAAGAATAGAGACGGAGCCCTTGGTTTTAATACCGATTTTGCGCCTCAATACGCAACGCAAACACAAGAACTTGATTCAAAATTAAACAGTATATCAAGTAATTTTAGCAGTTTTGTTAATGAATTTAACACTACGGGGAATTATTTTTTATCCAGAACACAAACATTTTTTAATAGTGTTATACAAACAATGCAAAGTGCTGCGAATGCGATACCGATAGGGAGTAGTGTAGATACGGCAGGGAGTACTTCAAGTGGAGGGACGAGTAATTTTGAATATAAATCACAGTATTTTTCAGGTGGCGGCAGTGTTGTTGGACCGGGGACTGGAACCAGCGACAGCATATTTGCAAAATTAAGTAATGGTGAGTTTGTTGTAAAAGCTGATGCTGTAAAAAAAGTCGGAACAAGGTTTTTGGAAAGAGTAAATAATGGTGATATTCATAATTTGCATTTTTCGCTTCCGAAATTTGCGAAAGGTGGATATGTAGGGCGTGCAGGATCACAAGGCATGTCGAATGCTATGGAAAGCTTTACTGCTAATTTAAGCACTGGCATGAGTCCGCGCCTAAATGTAAATAATTATGTAGATGGTCAGCGTGTTTTTGATACATTTGGCAGATCGCTCATTAAGAGTGAAGTGAGAAAAGAACATATTGAAAATGCAAAATTCTATAGCCAAATTAATAAGCGGATGAAATAG
- a CDS encoding phage tail protein, with protein MNINTFLGWGLTTWALKFLNKRSSSSSDSNTADDLNVTASTTRVGEPIPVGFGTFLLKQPLVSHFGDFRADIYTETYAAHAQFSAWPMVFSLIVNYIKAAITGHQVGAAKVDANLEDGSVKGGEGGSVSTKVTGQSTEAKFKDDLTGPLINALFMWLLSWLINGRNLKTTIQKGFKYFLGYQLILCWTGPNIKLKKIYMRENLAWEGNISKSDCPGGKILTIDDDQLFGGPDESGGFIGNMNVYFGDEVQQKDPWMVEQMRADSVQAELRGLTPVYRSFLTIVVPQAYIGKSATIPETWIEVQNIYDGLGLGAVGEDNNPAEVIYEAYINQDWGLNESPDKLDIEALIEVGKKLGNGEYASGVLELLMNETDTEKTPVVKFTAIYPGTKYDDITIKVTGPKYAGGDTRCDVVGHTITIYCSRNDDEIPETSAQDIVNVINNDNLASRLVKADVLYNQTYAILSPEFTITLGGGIDGEGLGISGIIDSTITAKELITQICNHINAVRFLNPVTGKLTFKLIRNDYEVSNLFKLSTNNCASCEFSRLDWSETVSNITVAFTDSTNLYENSTIPRYDNANIAITNTRTNKTYDYTLFTTAQNALTAAERELTAQAYPLSTASIIGNRSLAQVQIGDPVVLSWPPYGIERLVMRVTDVDHGDMINGEIKVECVEDVFGFESGVLKPSDGSGWQPIVQYPTGVSFYDFIEVPYELSYSKDTYVYGIAARPTSITTEWKVWRKEQAATEFTPTSRKSMWSAIAELQVAYREDTEYWDYNGFEIKEMGNGNVIQYLESYATADISAARVGNKMLMIGDEIMAYSTINRLPNGNFMIQGIMRGVMDTVPTQHKQYELVYFLRTDQMSNVTGSTFVCKAGETTTEQYNITTASVDVAEDFDASKIRRLETNNRAQRPSPVGYLRVMNYPNQSGYTRYGDGLCGTQVKFRFTPRDKFNNVGAVAQDDIKNYYTAEKIINKDVNFIAKIYNDTENNQYVIDRDTNLEGTEDASQNFIYTWQNWCNDFKNSMMKEATIEFYQVDSNGLESYQAQVRNFRLVAPTIVAVLEESDNLQDDIAEFIQANVSSDRVFVQAGTFTTDSSYCMIDRTPLLVVGKKVAGDQPEQAGLFLLDQDGVSILPNKFYMFKRSFEDAANDGLVEFSPEDNYVFQTYYNPDKTGDAIYYRLENSGFINIGKTLSGE; from the coding sequence ATGAATATAAATACTTTTCTCGGTTGGGGATTAACCACCTGGGCTTTGAAGTTTTTAAATAAAAGGTCCAGTAGTTCATCCGATTCAAATACGGCTGATGATTTAAATGTAACCGCAAGTACTACGAGAGTTGGAGAACCAATTCCGGTCGGTTTCGGAACATTTTTACTAAAACAACCATTGGTTTCTCATTTTGGTGATTTTAGAGCAGATATTTATACAGAAACCTACGCTGCGCATGCTCAATTTTCAGCTTGGCCGATGGTGTTTTCATTGATCGTAAATTATATCAAAGCAGCGATTACTGGTCATCAAGTAGGGGCGGCAAAGGTAGATGCTAATTTAGAAGATGGAAGCGTAAAAGGTGGGGAGGGGGGTTCAGTTAGTACAAAAGTAACAGGTCAATCTACAGAGGCAAAATTCAAAGATGATCTAACTGGACCACTTATCAACGCTTTGTTTATGTGGCTTTTATCTTGGCTTATCAATGGCAGGAATCTTAAAACTACGATACAAAAAGGTTTTAAATATTTTTTAGGTTACCAGCTTATATTGTGTTGGACAGGTCCCAACATCAAATTAAAAAAGATTTACATGAGAGAAAACCTGGCTTGGGAAGGGAATATCTCAAAGTCTGATTGTCCTGGCGGCAAAATCCTAACGATAGATGATGATCAGTTATTTGGTGGACCAGATGAATCAGGTGGTTTTATCGGCAATATGAATGTATATTTTGGTGATGAAGTACAGCAAAAAGACCCTTGGATGGTGGAGCAAATGCGTGCAGATAGTGTGCAGGCAGAACTTCGTGGGCTTACGCCAGTCTATCGGTCTTTTCTTACCATCGTTGTACCGCAGGCCTATATCGGCAAGTCTGCAACAATTCCTGAAACTTGGATTGAAGTCCAAAATATTTATGATGGATTAGGTTTAGGTGCCGTTGGTGAAGACAACAATCCGGCCGAAGTAATTTATGAAGCCTATATCAATCAAGACTGGGGACTAAATGAATCTCCTGATAAGCTTGATATAGAGGCTTTAATTGAAGTAGGAAAAAAACTCGGCAATGGAGAATATGCTTCAGGCGTATTAGAATTGCTCATGAATGAGACTGATACTGAAAAAACGCCGGTTGTAAAATTCACGGCAATTTACCCAGGGACAAAATACGATGACATTACAATTAAAGTGACAGGCCCTAAATACGCCGGCGGTGATACACGGTGTGATGTAGTAGGACATACGATTACAATCTATTGCTCACGTAATGATGATGAAATTCCTGAAACCTCTGCCCAGGATATTGTAAATGTTATCAATAATGACAATCTTGCAAGTAGACTAGTAAAAGCTGATGTATTGTACAATCAAACTTATGCAATACTTTCTCCTGAATTTACAATTACATTAGGAGGCGGCATTGACGGAGAGGGACTGGGCATATCGGGTATAATTGATTCAACAATAACGGCAAAAGAACTTATAACACAGATTTGCAACCATATAAATGCCGTTAGGTTTTTGAATCCGGTCACAGGAAAGTTAACGTTTAAATTAATCAGAAATGATTATGAAGTTAGCAATTTATTTAAGTTAAGCACCAACAATTGCGCATCTTGTGAATTTTCAAGACTTGATTGGTCGGAAACTGTTTCAAATATTACGGTGGCATTTACCGATTCTACAAATCTGTATGAAAACTCCACAATACCGCGATACGACAATGCGAATATTGCAATAACAAATACTCGAACAAATAAAACATATGATTATACCTTATTTACGACTGCACAAAATGCATTGACTGCTGCAGAACGTGAACTGACCGCGCAGGCTTATCCACTTTCGACTGCAAGTATTATCGGTAATAGAAGCCTTGCTCAAGTGCAGATTGGTGATCCTGTGGTATTAAGCTGGCCACCTTATGGCATAGAACGTCTTGTTATGCGAGTTACGGATGTAGATCACGGAGATATGATCAATGGGGAAATTAAAGTAGAATGTGTTGAAGATGTCTTTGGATTCGAGTCAGGCGTATTAAAACCATCCGATGGTAGTGGGTGGCAGCCGATTGTGCAGTACCCAACCGGTGTTTCATTTTATGATTTCATTGAAGTTCCTTATGAACTTTCCTACAGCAAAGATACATATGTATATGGTATCGCTGCCAGACCAACCAGCATTACAACGGAATGGAAGGTCTGGAGAAAAGAACAAGCTGCTACGGAATTTACGCCAACATCGCGAAAAAGTATGTGGAGTGCGATTGCAGAGCTGCAGGTTGCGTATAGGGAAGATACTGAGTACTGGGACTACAATGGATTTGAAATTAAGGAAATGGGTAACGGAAACGTTATACAGTACTTAGAAAGTTATGCGACTGCAGATATATCTGCCGCAAGAGTCGGGAATAAAATGCTGATGATTGGCGATGAGATTATGGCGTATAGCACCATTAATCGATTACCAAACGGTAATTTCATGATTCAAGGCATCATGAGAGGCGTAATGGATACAGTACCGACGCAGCATAAACAGTATGAGCTTGTATATTTCTTAAGAACTGATCAGATGAGCAATGTGACTGGTTCAACTTTCGTTTGTAAAGCTGGGGAAACAACGACAGAGCAGTATAATATCACGACGGCCTCTGTAGATGTAGCGGAGGATTTTGATGCATCAAAGATAAGACGTTTGGAAACCAACAACAGAGCGCAGCGTCCAAGCCCAGTAGGATATTTACGTGTCATGAATTATCCAAATCAATCTGGTTATACACGTTATGGGGACGGGCTTTGCGGTACACAAGTTAAATTCAGATTTACTCCAAGAGATAAGTTTAATAATGTTGGAGCCGTTGCCCAGGATGATATAAAAAATTACTACACAGCGGAAAAGATTATAAACAAAGATGTTAACTTTATCGCTAAAATATATAACGATACTGAAAACAATCAGTATGTTATTGATCGCGATACAAATTTGGAAGGTACCGAAGATGCAAGTCAGAACTTTATTTATACCTGGCAAAATTGGTGCAATGATTTTAAAAACAGCATGATGAAGGAAGCGACGATAGAGTTTTATCAAGTTGACAGTAACGGCTTAGAATCTTATCAAGCGCAGGTTAGAAATTTTAGACTGGTTGCTCCAACGATCGTAGCGGTATTGGAAGAATCCGATAATTTACAAGATGATATTGCTGAATTCATACAAGCCAATGTTTCTAGTGATAGGGTATTTGTTCAAGCCGGTACTTTTACAACAGATAGTAGTTATTGCATGATTGATAGAACACCGCTTCTTGTAGTTGGTAAAAAAGTTGCTGGAGATCAGCCTGAACAGGCCGGTCTTTTTTTGTTGGACCAAGACGGAGTTTCAATCCTACCGAACAAGTTTTATATGTTTAAACGCAGCTTTGAAGATGCTGCTAATGATGGACTTGTAGAGTTTAGTCCGGAAGATAATTATGTTTTTCAAACCTATTATAATCCTGATAAAACAGGTGATGCGATTTATTACAGACTTGAGAATAGCGGATTCATTAACATCGGAAAAACTTTAAGTGGAGAATGA
- a CDS encoding DEAD/DEAH box helicase family protein yields the protein MSFIAVMLANSNTTFAENNRYIPISFEGKIVGEFDTDSIKYDNVESKKGLMINVWVKTIPDQYTGEYVIYNYLFNKNDREAMLLNQISYDDDGEIISKISNKPNASLWSIVVPATLVDQWYVETVKYADKNHKKLLKKYNNTRKSDKNENSVYDKFNSWMDDIGNLFSFN from the coding sequence ATGTCATTTATAGCAGTAATGCTTGCAAATTCAAATACAACATTTGCTGAAAACAATAGATATATACCTATCTCGTTTGAAGGTAAAATTGTTGGTGAATTTGATACCGATTCGATTAAATACGATAACGTTGAAAGTAAAAAAGGATTAATGATCAACGTTTGGGTAAAAACAATTCCTGATCAATATACAGGAGAATATGTCATCTATAATTATCTTTTCAATAAAAATGACCGAGAAGCTATGTTATTAAACCAAATATCTTATGATGACGATGGTGAAATTATTTCTAAAATATCAAATAAACCTAACGCTTCATTGTGGTCAATCGTGGTACCAGCTACGTTAGTTGATCAATGGTATGTAGAAACGGTGAAGTATGCAGATAAAAATCACAAAAAATTATTGAAAAAATATAACAATACTAGAAAGAGTGATAAAAATGAGAATAGTGTTTACGATAAGTTTAATTCTTGGATGGATGATATCGGGAATTTGTTCAGCTTCAATTAA